A single genomic interval of Plodia interpunctella isolate USDA-ARS_2022_Savannah chromosome 16, ilPloInte3.2, whole genome shotgun sequence harbors:
- the LOC128676242 gene encoding gremlin-2-like, with product MLPYISRYNMENFTKSHFWLAAAALLAACGVCAGAGVGNRRPFTPTDSILDIINTKEVEKLLAERRRAEQASASTYVRNELDDGSSETMIVSAPDPEENTEIPPGIEFRKILKSSKNALVVTKKEYLKEDWCKTEPLVQKIREPGCLPATVINKFCYGQCNSFYIPKGPRRRDGEERPPPAFKSCSFCKPKKMTWVTVKLRCPGQNPPYRLKRLQKIKQCKCLPVGVN from the exons ATGCTACCTTATATCTCGAGATACAAC ATGGAGAACTTCACTAAGTCACACTTTTGGCTTGCGGCTGCGGCATTATTAGCCGCCTGCGGTGTCTGCGCTGGCGCCGGTGTCGGCAACAGGCGACCGTTTACACCGACCGATTCAATTTTGGATATTATCAACACCAAGGAAGTTGAGAAATTACTCGCAGAACGTCGACGAGCTGAGCAAGCCTCGGCGTCCACTTACGTGAGGAACGAGCTTGATGATGGCAGCTCAGAGACCATGATCGTCTCCGCTCCAGACCCTGAAGAAAACACTGAAATACCACCCGGAATCGAATTCAGAAAAATTCTTAAATCATCCAAAAATGCCCTCGTCGTCACCAAGAAGGAATACCTTAAGGAAGATTGGTGTAAAACGGAACCGTTAGTTCAAAAGATACGTGAACCAGGTTGCTTACCGGCTACAGTGATTAACAAGTTTTGTTACGGACAGTGCAATTCGTTTTACATACCAAAGGGCCCTCGGCGGCGAGATGGCGAGGAGCGACCTCCACCAGCCTTCAAATCTTGTTCGTTTTGTAAGCCCAAAAAAATGACGTGGGTGACAGTAAAGCTGCGTTGCCCGGGCCAGAACCCACCCTATAGACTTAAGCGACTGCAGAAGATTAAACAGTGCAAGTGTTTACCAGTAGGGGTCAATTGA